One Drechmeria coniospora strain ARSEF 6962 chromosome 01, whole genome shotgun sequence genomic region harbors:
- a CDS encoding WD repeat containing protein 36, producing the protein MNRQGKERSSVGASLRLDFREFLYIKMPHASTDGPLAKRQKVTSVDNPVKTLSNASRIFAPFRTVGLVSPTAVPFTSIPLGKTSFQITTSVGKSLQTYDLRRGLNLVFVTRPQTPFNITASFAWNKQLLAAWGGSGKGESQGIWLFQRGKKVDELALPSDMTEPITQILVFGTWIVAVATTRIEVFKSATLEHYTTIHTVTASNSGNHITGGITSMPTFLNKIFVGRKDGWVEIWNISTGKLIFTILPPTPDCGSVTCLEPTPALSHMAIAYSEGPLVIINVLTGKRVVEVEAGNPEAPVCSISFRTDGMGAGNDGRKDGVMATATSATGDVTFWDLNGGGRVMGVLRSAHNPPSQDGGRIRGGVSKVEFLAGQPVIVTSGLDNSLKTWIFDTTPFSPVPRILHSRSGHSGPVNCLQFLPTDFDGPEAGNKWLLSGGRDRSLWGWSLRQDGQSTELSQGNIRKKAKKAGILSASTLAHGPTTTLEDLKASEITCIASSLNRDGGIGAIPGKLPIWLKEHKRQKVTDAEVSGMTGWESVVTAHKNDPYALTWFWGRKRAGRWAFKTGDDTNVSTVAISPCGTFALVGSEGGCIEMHNLQSGVRRQRFPSKLSPEQARQLRLQQLRQADDVAQLQSGTGQKFPPGVGRHTKAVTGIVVDSMNKLIVSCSLDGKIKFWDFLTGTLLEQIDWAPMTAPTACRYHAANNLLAFACNDMSIRIVDMETKKTIREFWGPQDAINDLCFSNDGRWVIAASRDRVVRIWDLPTSHLIDAIRLEKPCTALSMSATGEFLAACVEDEPGVAIWTNKSLFKRIPTRQISEKEIGLVAAPTVSGEGNQGMLESAYEEDEQDADDAVVAPSVEQLSSELMTLSLVPKSRWQTLLHLDLIKERNKPKEAPKAPEKAPFFLPSTRDAQVQGQKGGSKTAEDGANSRITKLDNARFEELFSSKLRDAATTNNCRFNSLALNPIATDADMDVDDEFIEHLKSLSPSSADLELRSLSVGDGDEATNELLLFILALTARLKARKDYELTQAWMTVFLRLHFDVVMESEMLLAALKTWKSHQSQECNRLDDLVGYCSGVVGFLRSPRT; encoded by the exons ATGAACAGACAAGGCAAGGAACGGTCCAGTGTCGGAGCATCGCTGCGACTTGATTTCCGAGAGTTCCTATACATCAAGATGCCGCACGCCAGCACCGATGGCCCCCTGGCTAAGCGCCAAAAGGTCACTTCCGTCGACAACCCGGTCAAGACGTTGAGCAACGCCTCTCGAATCTTTGCCCCATTTCGG ACTGTGGGCCTCGTGTCTCCTACGGCCGTCCCCTTCACGTCCATCCCGCTCGGCAAAACAAGCTTCCAGATCACGACATCGGTCGGGAAGTCGCTGCAGACGTATGACTTGCGCCGCGGTCTCAAtctcgtcttcgtcacccGTCCCCAGACCCCCTTTAACATCACGGCCTCCTTTGCGTGGAACAAACAACTCCTCGCGGCATGGGGTGGTTCCGGAAAGGGCGAATCCCAGGGCATCTGGCTTTTCCAGAGGGGCAAGAAAGTCGATGAACTGGCTCTTCCGTCCGATATGACCGAGCCAATCACCCAAATCCTCGTTTTCGGAACCTGGATCGTCGCCGTTGCAACGACAAGAATCGAAGTTTTCAAATCTGCCACCCTTGAGCACTACACGACGATTCACACAGTGACGGCCAGCAATAGTGGCAACCACATCACTGGCGGCATCACGAGCATGCCGACTTTTTTGAACAAAATTTTTGTCGGTCGAAAGGACGGTTGGGTGGAAATATGGAACATCAGCACCGGCAAACTCATCTTCACCATCCTGCCGCCCACGCCGGACTGCGGCTCCGTCACCTGCCTCGAGCCAACGCCGGCACTGTCCCACATGGCCATCGCCTACTCTGAGGGGCCCTTGGTCATCATCAACGTCCTCACCGGCAAGCGCGTGGTCGAGGTTGAGGCTGGGAACCCGGAGGCCCCCGTTTGCAGCATATCCTTCCGCACCGACGGAATGGGCGCCGGCAACGATGGTCGAAAGGATGGTGTCATGGCTACGGCCACCTCGGCAACCGGAGATGTGACATTCTGGGATCTCAACGGCGGAGGCCGTGTAATGGGTGTCTTGCGCAGTGCCCACAACCCACCATCCCAGGATGGCGGCAGAATCCGAGGCGGGGTGAGCAAAGTCGAGTTCTTGGCTGGCCAACCCGTCATCGTCACGAGCGGACTGGACAACTCGCTCAAGACGTGGATTTTTGACACGACTCCCTTCTCCCCCGTTCCTAGGATCCTGCATTCCAGAAGCGGCCATTCCGGCCCCGTCAACTGCCTTCAGTTCCTGCCGACCGACTTTGACGGTCCCGAGGCCGGCAACAAGTGGCTGCTCTCTGGTGGACGGGACAGGAGCCTGTGGGGCTGGAGTTTGCGTCAGGATGGCCAAAGCACGGAGCTCAGTCAGGGAAACATTcgcaagaaggccaagaaggccgGTATCCTCTCCGCGAGCACATTGGCACAtggtccgacgacgacgttggaGGACCTCAAGGCCTCGGAGATTACCTGCATCGCTTCTTCTCTCAACCGTGATGGTGGCATTGGCGCGATACCGGGGAAGCTGCCGATCTGGCTGAAGGAGCACAAGAGACAGAAGGTTACCGATGCCGAGGTCAGCGGCATGACCGGCTGGGAgagcgtcgtcaccgcccaCAAGAACGATCCCTATGCCCTCACCTGGTTCTGGGGTAGGAAACGGGCGGGCCGTTGGGCCTTCAAGACGGGGGATGACACGAACGTCTCGACGGTGGCCATCAGCCCATGTGGAACCTTTGCTCTCGTCGGTTCGGAAGGGGGGTGCATCGAAATGCACAACCTTCAGTCCGGCGTCCGTCGGCAGCGGTTCCCGTCCAAGCTGTCCCCCGAGCAGGCGAGACAACTTCGGCTGCAGCAGCTGCGCCAGGCGGACGACGTCGCTCAGCTGCAGTCCGGCACTGGCCAAAAGTTCCCTCCGGGCGTTGGCCGGCACACGAAAGCGGTGACTGGAATCGTCGTCGATTCGATGAACAAGTTGATCGTATCCTGttccctcgacggcaagatcAAGTTCTGGGACTTTCTGACGGGAACGCTGCTGGAGCAGATCGACTGGGCGCCCATGACGGCCCCCACAGCTTGCCGGTACCACGCGGCCAACAACCTGCTGGCGTTTGCGTGCAACGACATGTCcatccgcatcgtcgacatggagacgaagaagacgatCCGAGAGTTCTGGGGCCCGCAGGATGCCATCAACGACCTGTGCTTCTCCAACGACGGCCGTTGGGTGATTGCGGCGTCTCGCGACCGCGTGGTTCGGATCTGGGATCTGCCCACGAGCCACCTGATCGATGCCATCCGTCTGGAGAAGCCTTGCACGGCACTTTCCATGTCGGCCACCGGCGAGTTTCTCGCCGCctgcgtcgaggacgaacCGGGCGTCGCCATCTGGACGAACAAATCCCTGTTCAAACGTATCCCGACACGCCAAATATCGGAGAAGGAAATCGGCCTGGTCGCTGCGCCGACGGTATCTGGAGAAGGGAATCAGGGCATGCTCGAGAGTGCctacgaggaggatgagcaggatgccgacgatgccgtcgtaGCGCCTTCGGTTGAGCAGCTGAGCTCGGAGCTGATGACGTTGAGTCTCGTTCCGAAAAGTCGCTGGCAGACGTTGCTGCATCTTGATCTGATCAAGGAGCGCAACAAGCCAAAGGAGGCGCCCAAGGCTCCGGAGAAGGCACCCTTCTTCCTCccctcgacgagggacgCGCAAGTCCAAGGTCAAAAGGGGGGCAGCAAGACGGCTGAAGACGGCGCCAACTCGCGCATTACCAAACTCGACAACGCTCGCTTCGAAGAGCTGTTCTCCTCCAAGCTGCGTGATgcagcgacgacgaacaACTGTAGGTTTAACTCCCTTGCTCTCAACCCGATCGCCACCGACGCTGACATGGACGTAGACGACGAGTTCATCGAGCATTTGAAATccctgtcgccgtcgagtgCCGATCTCGAGCTACGGTCCCTGTCCGTAGGGGACGGTGATGAGGCAACTAACGAGCTTCTGCTGTTCATCCTAGCCTTGACGGCCCGTCTCAAGGCCCGCAAGGATTACGAGCTGACGCAGGCGTGGATGACGGTCTTCCTTCGACTTCACTTCGATGTCGTCATGGAAAGCGAGATGCTGCTGGCTGCGCTGAAGACGTGGAAATCGCACCAGTCGCAGGAATGCAACCGGCTGGATGACCTTGTCGGGTACTGCAGCGGTGTTGTGGGCTTTCTCAGGAGCCCACGGACGTAG
- a CDS encoding methyltransferase, with translation MGKNFRGKGRRGGGGGRGGAQSNGGWRDYPAIQKENEKLQEYYDALLQLPEEEKTQYWDALKRELPNSFRFCGSKGHALAVKRLLQTRYIPEIVKIEQQDGTVAKPPMPVPWYPDELAWWMTTPKNVVRKFPPFAAFQKFLVSETSVGNISRQEVVSMIPPLLMDLQPGMVVLDMCAAPGSKSAQLVEMIHRGEEARVRKVLRSFAKEDGLDLGKETQDEIDADLEADPSDNGRATGLLIANDSDYKRGHMLVHQLKRLSSPNLIVTNHDATQFPSLKLPSTDASDKPVYLKFDRILADVPCSGDGTLRKNANLWKDWNPGNALGLHLTQIRILIRALQLLKVGGRVVYSTCSMNPIENEAVVASAIERCGGSANVEIVDSSDQLPALKRVPGMKQWKIMDKSGRIWSSWEDVEKFAKDENEGVIPGRVVQSMFPIVDGPGCQDLPLDRCMRVYPHLQDTGGFFITVLEKKTDFKVRNENPAKQMPAKSNGAAPKSTTTEKAAEAAETAETVEAQPSAPDAAEAVEAVAAVTSEVADAKQDDPVEDEGSKSGVKRTLEETEAAEEQVTKKAKTEDGPSTEAGARETEMVSKPKRGGPPEEPFKYLDPSHPVIQNIKEFYNISTRFPDNRYMVRNEMGEPAKAIYYTTALTRDILTENEGRGVRFVHGGVRMYMKQDAPSADVCRWRIQSEGMPILQGYVSERRVIHLRNKETLRKLLIEMFPRISDGAWQNFDEIGEQIRDAGMGCCVLRVEPDGDDADFSERMALPLWKSLHSLNLMLPKEDRAAMLLRIFNDTSPLINVTLQKQKANGQQPAAAKTEEAAESLAVADAEEVPASEPATEGQHDVKEES, from the exons ATGGGCAAAAATTTCAGA GGAAagggtcgacgaggaggaggcggcggccgcggcggtgcGCAATCGAATGGAGGATGGCGAGACTACCCGGCAATCCAGAAGGAAAACGAGAAGCTCCAGGAGTACTACGATGCCTTGCTCCAGCTaccggaggaggagaagacgCAGTATTGGGACGCGTTGAAGCGCGAGCTCCCCAACAGCTTCCGGTTCTGCGGATCCAAAGG CCACGCGCTTGCTGTCAAGAGGCTCCTTCAGACGAGATACATTCCCGAAATAGTCAAGATCGAGCAGCAGGATGGCACAGTCGCCAAACCGCCCATGCCCGTGCCCTGGTATCCCGATGAGCTGGCCTGGTGGATGACGACGCCCAAGAACGTCGTCCGCAAGTTCCCCCCCTTCGCCGCTTTCCAGAAATTTCTTGTCTCCGAGACGAGCGTCGGAAACATCAGCCGCCAGGAAGTCGTCAGCATGATCCCGCCCCTGCTCATGGATCTTCAGCCGGGCAtggtcgtcctcgacatgTGCGCCGCGCCTGGTAGCAAGTCTGCCCAGCTCGTGGAGATGATTCaccgcggcgaggaggcccgCGTGCGAAAGGTTCTCCGATCCTTTGCGAAGGAGGACGGACTCGATCTCGGCAAGGAGACGCAGGACGagatcgacgccgacctcgaggccgacccATCGGACAACGGCCGAGCCACCGGTCTTCTCATCGCCAACGACTCCGACTACAAGCGCGGCCACATGCTCGTCCATCAGCTCAAGCGACTGTCATCCCCGAACCTCATCGTGACGAACCACGATGCTACGCAGTTCCCCTCACTCAAGCTTCCCTCGACCGACGCCTCCGATAAGCCGGTCTACCTCAAGTTCGACAGAATCCTCGCCGATGTCCCTTGCTCCGGTGACGGAACGCTGCGAAAGAATGCGAACCTCTGGAAGGACTGGAACCCGGGCAACGCACTGGGCCTGCACCTGACCCAGATTCGAATCTTGATCCGCGCACTTCAGCTCCTCAAGGTCGGTGGCCGCGTCGTGTATTCGACATGCAGCATGAACCCGATCGAGAACGAGGCTGTCGTCGCGTCGGCCATCGAGAGGTGCGGAGGTTCGGCCAACGTCGAGATCGTCGACAGTAGCGATCAGCTCCCAGCCTTGAAGCGGGTGCCCGGCATGAAGCAGTGGAAGATTATGGACAAATCGGGACGGATATGGAGTTCTTGGGAGGATGTCGAGAAGTTCGCCAAGGACGAAAACGAGGGAGTCATTCCAGGACGCGTCGTGCAGAGCATGTtccccatcgtcgacggaccCGGATGCCAGGATCTTCCCCTGGACCGTTGCATGAGGGTATACCCCCACCTGCAAGACACCGGCGGCTTCTTCATCACCGTGCTGGAGAAGAAGACCGATTTCAAAGTGAGGAATGAGAATCCGGCCAAGCAGATGCCTGCCAAGTCCAACGGCGCGGCGCCAAAGTCGACCACGACGGAAAAGGCTGCGGAGGCTGCCGAGACTGCAGAGACTGTGGAGGCGCAGCCGTCGGCCCCtgacgctgccgaggccgtcgaggccgtcgcggccgtcaCATCCGAAGTGGCTGATGCCAAGCAGGATGATCCAGTCGAGGATGAGGGTTCGAAGTCGGGTGTCAAGAGGACGCTCGAGGAaacggaggcggcggaggagcagGTGACGAAGAAGGCCAAGACCGAGGATGGACCGTCGACAGAAGCCGGTGCCCGAGAGACCGAGATGGTGAGCAAGCCGAAGAGGGGCGGACCTCCCGAGGAGCCCTTCAAGTACCTCGACCCGTCGCACCCCGTCATCCAGAACATCAAGGAGTTCTACAACATCTCGACCCGCTTCCCGGACAACCGGTACATGGTGCGAAACGAGATGGGCGAGCCTGCCAAGGCCATCTACTACACGACGGCGCTGACGCGAGACATCCTGACGGAAAACGAGGGCCGCGGCGTGCGCttcgtccacggcggcgtTCGAATGTACATGAAGCAGGAcgcgccctcggccgatgTCTGCCGGTGGCGCATCCAGTCCGAAGGCATGCCCATCCTCCAGGGTTATGTCAGCGAGCGGCGTGTCATCCACCTGCGCAACAAGGAGACGCTGCGCAAGCTGCTCATCGAGATGTTCCCGCGCATCTCGGACGGCGCGTGGCAGAACTTTGACGAGATCGGCGAGCAGATCCGCGACGCCGGCATGGGCTGCTGCGTCCTGCGTGTCgagcccgacggcgacgacgcagacTTTTCCGAGCGCATGGCCCTACCGCTGTGGAAGAGTCTTCACTCGCTCAACCTCATGCTGCCCAAGGAGGACCGCGCGGCCATGTTGCTGCGCATCTTCAACGACACCTCGCCGCTCATCAACGTGACGCTGCAGAAGCAAAAGGCGAATGGCCAGCAGCCGGCTGCTGCCAAGACggaggaggccgccgagaGCCTCGCCGTTGCGGATGCGGAGGAGGTGCCTGCGTCGGAGCCCGCGACGGAAGGGCAGCATGATGTCAAGGAGGAATCATGA
- a CDS encoding GTPase MTG2, mitochondrial, translating into MALTLTPFLYPTLLRPRPRPLSISKAFGAATCRCSSSATKTVNGLPRSRLNPAPDDYSAPSFADIAQLTLSAGRGGSGCISFQREAYLPDGPPNGGDGGAGGSVYIQAAHGETSLHKLARRRFVRAGRGKHGQGSAKGGSRGEDVIITVPVGTIVRELDRQDPAADEAVTIAAWKSAQKQRRKELQQAPVPVAKPVEDEGGKEHVGERKRRQAEQWVDEQDADLELDDPQRQKWLLYPGMSKSEMKSASFPRLPTRTRLLQQPPSPVYLDLSRPTPAPILLAAGGIGGLGNPHFTSRDHPRPLFATKGEEAVSMTVALELKLLADVGLVGLPNAGKSTLLRALTNSRTRVGSWAFTTLQPNIGTVVLDKYSGRPAIQMQPKTPRHPLAPHATPTEPAAEARTRFTVADIPGLIEGAHLDRGLGIAFLRHVERAGLLAFVVDLAAGNAVRALDALWREVGLYAQMRDDEERDREVDSRVDWNLASDVAHGPLNLGPGLAEEPTSSPALHIAGKPWFVVATKADLPGTQDNFANLKAYLERVKSGTVPHPSGVDGAWTKNCAAIPVSAINGQGVDRIVHWAVGLLDE; encoded by the coding sequence ATGGCCTTGACCCTCACCCCCTTTCTCTACCCAACCCTcctccgtccccgtccccgtcccctcTCCATCTCCAAAGCCTTCGGAGCCGCAACGTGccgctgctcgtcctcggcgaccaAGACGGTCAACGGCCTCCCTCGGTCACGCCTCAACCCCGCTCCCGACGACTACAGCGCCCCCTCCTTCGCCGACATCGCTCAGCTCACCCTCAGcgccggccgcggcggcagcggctgcATCTCCTTCCAGCGCGAGGCCTACCTGCCCGACGGTCCTcccaacggcggcgatggcggtgccggcggcagcgtctACATCCAGGCCGCCCACGGCGAGACATCGCTCCACAagctcgcccgccgtcgcttCGTCCGCGCCGGCCGTGGCAAGCATGGCCAGGGCAGCGCCAAGGGCGGTTCccgcggcgaggacgtcATCATCACCGTCCCCGTCGGCACCATCGTCCGCGAGCTCGACCGCCAGGacccggccgccgacgaggccgtcaccatcgccgcctgGAAGTCGGCCCAGAAGCAGAGGAGGAAGGAGCTGCAGCAGGCTCCGGTCCCCGTCGCGaagccggtcgaggacgagggcgggaaggagcacgtcggcgagaggAAGAGAAGGCAGGCCGAGCAGTGGGTGGACGAGCAGGACGCCGATCTCGAACTCGACGACCCTCAGCGCCAGAAGTGGCTCCTCTACCCGGGCATGTCCAAGTCCGAGATGAAGAGCGCATCCTTCCCTCGGCTCCCAACCCGCACCCGTCTTCTGCAGCAGCCACCGTCCCCCGTATATCTCGACCTCTCGCGTCCCACGCCCGCgcccatcctcctcgccgccggcggcatcggcggtcTCGGCAACCCGCACTTCACCTCGAGGGACCACCCCCGTCCCTTGTTCGCCACCAAGGGTGAGGAGGCCGTCTCCATgaccgtcgccctcgagctcaagctcctcgccgacgtcggcctcgtcggcctgcccAACGCCGGCAAGAGCACCCTCCTGCGCGCCCTCACCAACAGCCGCACCCGCGTCGGCAGCTGGGCCTTCACCACTCTGCAGCCCAacatcggcaccgtcgtcctcgacaagtACTCGGGCCGGCCCGCCATCCAGATGCAGCCCAAGACTCCTCGCCACCCGCTCGCTCCGCACGCCACGCCGACGGagcctgccgccgaggcccgcACGCGattcaccgtcgccgacatccCCGGTCTCATCGAGGGCGCTCACCTCGaccgcggcctcggcatcgccttcCTGCGCCACGTCGAGCGggccggcctgctcgccttcgtcgtcgatctcgccgccggcaacgccgtccgcgccctcgacgccctgtGGCGAGAGGTTGGCCTCTACGCCCAGatgcgcgacgacgaggagcgtgACCGCGAGGTCGACTCGCGCGTCGACTGGAACCTCGCTTCCGACGTTGCCCATGGTCCGCTGAACCTCGGTCCCGGCCTTGCCGAGGAGCCGACGTCTTCTCCCGCCCTGCACATTGCCGGAAAGCCTtggttcgtcgtcgccaccaagGCAGACCTGCCCGGCACCCAGGACAACTTTGCCAACCTCAAGGCCTACCTCGAGAGGGTGAAGAGCGGAACGGTGCCGCACccgagcggcgtcgacggtgcctgGACCAAGAACTGCGCGGCCATCCCCGTCAGTGCCATCAACGGTCAGGGCGTCGATCGCATCGTCCACTGGGCTGTCGGCCTCTTGGATGAGTAG